CGCAACGTGCGGTCAAGTCGCCGGTGGGTGGCAGGGTCGTATTCCCCCGCGTTGGCATCGGATCGCAGTTGCCGGCGGTAGTGTTGGACGGCGATTGAAAACACATCGCGAAGTGCCGCTCGTCGTTTGGGCACGTCTTTGCTGATCGAATCGAGGTGCCCATTGATCAAGCGAGCAATGGCCGTTGGGTCGGGCACGGGAGCGGCGAGTTGATTCCAAAGGGCTTCGCGAATTTGTTCGCCGCCCCCGCGGGCCAGTCGTGCGGCGACGTGCATGTCGCCGGCCGAGAGTTCGATCGCAGCGTCCAAGGCGTCGTCGGAAATGGGAGGCAGGGGTTCGTCTTCGTGTTGCGATTGATAGTGATCGAGTTGTTTTCGCAGCAGGTTTCGGCCGGCCTCACCGACGGGTGTTTGGAAGCGAAGGATTTGGCATCGCGAACGAATGGTTGGAAGCTGGCGTTGTTCGCTGCTTCCGATCAAGATGATCAACGCGTTGGCCGGCGGTTCTTCCAGCGTCTTCAGCAGGCAGTTGGCGCCTTCTTCGTTGAGGAAGTCCGCGTCGTGCAGAATCGCGACTTTGCGTTGAGCTTGCATCGGTCTCAGGTGCACGTCGTGGCAAAATCCTTCTTGCAAACGCGCGTCGACGGGTCCGATCAAGAGTTCCAACGGGATCAGCGTTTTGTCGTCTGGTTTGCGGACTTGGATGAAATCCGGATGCGTGCCCGCTCGGACTTGAATGCAGGAGGGGCATTCGCAACAAGGCGCCATGTCACGTGCCGTGCTGCGTTCACAGAGCAGTGTTTGGGCCAGCAAAATCGACGCGGAAGTTTTGCCGACACCGCTGGGGCCGACAAACAACAGGCTTCCGCCCAAGCGTCCCAGTCGGATCGCAGTGCTCAAGCCCGCGACCAAGCTGTCGTGGCCAATCAGTTCATTCCACGAGTTCAGAGGCGGCGCGTCGAGTGCGATCGCGCGCGTGGTTTTCGCGGCTTTGGGGGAGGAGCCAGAGGCTTTCTTCGCGGACACGAATCAGACGCCAGGATTGTTGTCGGGCGAGGCACTGCCATCGATCGCAGTGATCTTGTCGACGCGTTGGGAGTGGCGTCCACATTCGAAGTCGGTGCGAAGCCACATCAGGACCAATTCGTCGATGGGGCGTTCCCCGATCAAGTCACCGGGCAAGCACAGCACGTTGACGTCGTTGTGTCGCCGCGACATTTCCACGATGACTTCGTCGTAGCACGAAGCGGCACGAACGCCGTGAAATTTATTCGCGACGATTGCCATGCCAATTCCGGTGCCGCAGATCAGGATCCCGCGATCCAGTTTGCCGTCACGAATCTGCTCGGCAACGCGGATGGCGAAGTCGGGGTAGTCGACGGGGTCGGTGGAATCGGTGCCCTCGTCGCAGACCTCAAACCCTTCGCGAAGAAGCGTTTGCAGGAGACGTGCCTTGATATGCACGCCGCGATGGTCGCTGGCCAGGCCTACTTTGAGTGTCATTCCTTACTCCGAACCTGCATGCGGCTGCCTTGGTTCGTCATCTGGGCCTCCGTCGGGGCCATCGGACGGGAAAAAATCGGGAGGCAGGTCACTGAGCCAGCCTTCCAGTTCGCTTACGATCTGATCTGCACATTGTTCATACACCTCGACGGACATTCCGACGGGATCGCTGACATCGCCCCCGTCTCGCCGAAGCGTGGACACTCGTTCGGCACGGTCGGGCCAGGCCGCCACGATCGCATCTCGGTGGCGACGGGTCATGGTCAGAACCAAGTCCGCCATCGACATCAACGATTCTTCGAGCGGTTGGCTGGCGTGACCGGTCAGGTCCAAACCACGCCGACCCATGACTTCGACGGCTTGAGGGGCAGCCCCGCTGCCGTGCCCTGCTGCGACGCCAGCGGAGACGACGCGCGCGACATCTTCCCGGCCGAATTTGCGCCGCAAGGCTTCCCGGAGCAGTGTTTCCGCCATGGGGCTGCGGCAGGTGTTACCGGTGCACACGAGTGCGATGACTGGTTTGACAAATTGATTCATGGCAGCTTGTTGGATCACTCCTGTTCGCTGGACGTGCCAGTGATTGCCCGACACGCGGACCACCGTTCCTTCATCACCATAGCGACTGATGCCGTCATCGAGCAGCAGTGGCAAGGATTCGCCCGTTCCTGCGGTCAGTGCCGCCTGCAGTTTTTCCGCGGTGGTGGGCGGTGAAGCGTCCGGCAAACCGATTTCTCCCCACACCAAGGGGGCGGACAGATAACGATGAATGTGGCTGAGCAAGCGATGCTCGGAGACTCGGAATGCGACTGGCCCACCCGTGGAGGACGACCTTTGTCCGGCGCCCGCTCGCAGGGTTTCCGCGACCGTTTCAGGCAAGCAGCTCATCGCTGAAACCGAATCATCACAGTCCGCAATCAGCGTCAGCGGCCCGGGAAAGCAGCGTTCCGACATCCGTCGAGCTAGCATCGTCATTGGCATCAGGAAGTCACCGGCCGCCTCGCTGCTGCGGACGCACAAGGCAATCGAACCGGCGTCGGCGGTGGGCGCCACAAAGTCAGTCGGGTCCGCACCGGAGGACGCCGGATTGGAGGCATCTGAGTGGGTGTGCCAACCTCGGCAGGTCGCGGTCCACTGCGCCAATCGGCGGACGGCGGCAGGGCACAGCGAACTGGCGACCAGCCCATAGACCGTTTCGCTGGGGACCCCAATGACCTGGCCTTCGACCAGCGCTTGCACGCTGCGATGAACTATGTCACGCGGGTCATCGGTCGTTTGCAGGTCGTATATCATGGGCTCTGTGAAACGTGGACGATCCATCCGACCGGGATGGCCGCTAAACTAGGTTGGTCTCGAAAACGGTGAGTGCACGACGCTCGCTTCCCGTGGTGTCCAATGCCCAGGGCAAGCGACGTTCGACGCACGGGAACAGTTGTCGATTGGCCCCGTGCAGGGTGACCAGCGGGATGAGGAGGAGTCAAAATCAATTCAGAACCAAACGCTAGCGAGACTCCCTATGCTAGCGATTCGAGCTCATCGATGGCAGCCTGCATGCAAGATGGCAGGTGTCACGCTCCCCCAGGAAGCCCGCATGCACCCTCCATCACGAAACGATCCCGCTGAATCCAAAAGGATCGATCGTCGACAGGCATGTCAGCGAATGCTGGCGGGAGCGACCGGTCTGCTGGGGCTGACGGGACTGAACGGCTGTG
Above is a window of Rhodopirellula islandica DNA encoding:
- a CDS encoding DNA polymerase III subunit, which codes for MSAKKASGSSPKAAKTTRAIALDAPPLNSWNELIGHDSLVAGLSTAIRLGRLGGSLLFVGPSGVGKTSASILLAQTLLCERSTARDMAPCCECPSCIQVRAGTHPDFIQVRKPDDKTLIPLELLIGPVDARLQEGFCHDVHLRPMQAQRKVAILHDADFLNEEGANCLLKTLEEPPANALIILIGSSEQRQLPTIRSRCQILRFQTPVGEAGRNLLRKQLDHYQSQHEDEPLPPISDDALDAAIELSAGDMHVAARLARGGGEQIREALWNQLAAPVPDPTAIARLINGHLDSISKDVPKRRAALRDVFSIAVQHYRRQLRSDANAGEYDPATHRRLDRTLRTFREIDRSANLGTLVDCYAADLTLATTGDRGAIG
- the rpiB gene encoding ribose 5-phosphate isomerase B, producing MTLKVGLASDHRGVHIKARLLQTLLREGFEVCDEGTDSTDPVDYPDFAIRVAEQIRDGKLDRGILICGTGIGMAIVANKFHGVRAASCYDEVIVEMSRRHNDVNVLCLPGDLIGERPIDELVLMWLRTDFECGRHSQRVDKITAIDGSASPDNNPGV
- a CDS encoding arsenate reductase/protein-tyrosine-phosphatase family protein — its product is MIYDLQTTDDPRDIVHRSVQALVEGQVIGVPSETVYGLVASSLCPAAVRRLAQWTATCRGWHTHSDASNPASSGADPTDFVAPTADAGSIALCVRSSEAAGDFLMPMTMLARRMSERCFPGPLTLIADCDDSVSAMSCLPETVAETLRAGAGQRSSSTGGPVAFRVSEHRLLSHIHRYLSAPLVWGEIGLPDASPPTTAEKLQAALTAGTGESLPLLLDDGISRYGDEGTVVRVSGNHWHVQRTGVIQQAAMNQFVKPVIALVCTGNTCRSPMAETLLREALRRKFGREDVARVVSAGVAAGHGSGAAPQAVEVMGRRGLDLTGHASQPLEESLMSMADLVLTMTRRHRDAIVAAWPDRAERVSTLRRDGGDVSDPVGMSVEVYEQCADQIVSELEGWLSDLPPDFFPSDGPDGGPDDEPRQPHAGSE